In Odocoileus virginianus isolate 20LAN1187 ecotype Illinois chromosome 15, Ovbor_1.2, whole genome shotgun sequence, a genomic segment contains:
- the KLHL38 gene encoding kelch-like protein 38, whose amino-acid sequence MDEESSEGLLFKDHDFSSDLLRQLNDLRQKRILTDVSICSGAWEVPCHRNVLASSSPYFRAMFCSNFRESREAKVQLKGVDASTLERIVLYVYTGEAHITVESVLPLMEAASMLQYPKLLEACSSFLQSQLTPSNCLGMTRLSEVFSCETLRKKAREVALTYFPEVAASADLKELCALELRDYLGDDGLCGEEEKVFEALMVWIKHDLQTRKRYMQELFKQVRLQYVHPAFFHHFIANDALLQSSPPCQTILETAKRQVFSLYGTTSSAGLQPLWHVPPRNSYQDFLILLGGRKDNQQTTRDVLLYDGQTGRWQSLAKLPARLYKASAVSLHRSVYMLGGMAVGKSVPTAKVYIFSLKLNQWRPGQPMLVARYSHRSTAHKNFIFSIGGIGEGHEVMDSMERYDSVGNVWEMMASMPVGVLHPAVAVKDQRLYLFGGEDVMQNPVRLIQVYHISRNTWFKMETRMIKNVCAPAVVLGERIVIVGGYTRRILAYDPQSNKFVKCADMKDRRMHHGATVMGNKLYVTGGRRLTTDCSIEDSASFDCYDPQTDAWTSQGQLPHKLFDHACLTLQCIPHHSTVP is encoded by the exons ATGGACGAGGAGTCATCAGAGGGGCTCCTCTTCAAAGACCATGACTTCTCCTCTGACTTGCTGAGGCAGCTCAATGACTTGAGGCAAAAACGGATCCTGACGGACGTGAGCATCTGCTCCGGGGCCTGGGAGGTCCCCTGCCACCGCAACGTGCTGGCCTCCAGCAGCCCCTACTTCAGGGCCATGTTCTGCAGCAACTTCCGGGAGAGCCGAGAGGCCAAGGTCCAGCTGAAAGGCGTTGACGCCTCGACTCTGGAGCGAATCGTCCTGTATGTGTACACGGGCGAGGCGCACATCACTGTGGAAAGCGTCCTGCCCCTGATGGAGGCCGCATCCATGCTACAGTACCCCAAGCTGCTCGAGGCCTGCTCCTCCTTCCTGCAGAGCCAGCTGACCCCCAGCAACTGCCTGGGCATGACCAGACTCTCTGAAGTCTTCAGCTGTGAGACCCTCCGGAAGAAAGCCAGGGAGGTGGCCCTGACGTATTTCCCAGAGGTGGCCGCGTCGGCTGACCTGAAGGAGCTCTGTGCCTTGGAACTGAGAGACTACCTGGGGGACGATGGGCTGtgcggggaggaggagaaggtatTCGAGGCCCTCATGGTTTGGATCAAGCATGACCTCCAGACCCGGAAGCGATACATGCAGGAACTGTTCAAGCAGGTCAGGCTGCAGTACGTCCACCCGGCCTTCTTCCACCACTTCATCGCCAACGACGCCCTCCTCCAGTCCTCGCCCCCCTGCCAGACCATCCTGGAGACCGCCAAGAGGCAGGTGTTTTCTCTGTACGGTACCACCAGTTCCGCGGGCCTCCAACCTCTGTGGCATGTCCCGCCAAGAAACTCTTACCAAGACTTCCTCATCCTCCTGGGTGGAAGGAAGGACAACCAgcagaccaccagggacgtcctgtTGTACGACGGACAGACCGGCCGGTGGCAGAGCCTTGCCAAACTCCCGGCCCGCCTGTATAAGGCCTCGGCTGTCTCCTTGCACCGCAGCGTCTACATGCTGGGGGGCATGGCTGTGGGGAAGAGCGTGCCCACTGCCAAGGTCTACATCTTCTCCCTGAAGCTCAACCAGTGGAGGCCAGGGCAGCCCATGCTGGTGGCCCGCTACTCCCACAGAAGCACTGCCCACAAGAACTTCATCTTCTCCATCGGGGGGATTGGCGAGGGGCACGAGGTCATGGACTCCATGGAGAGATACGACAGTGTTGGCAATGTCTGGGAGATGATGGCCAGCATGCCAGTGGGGGTTCTCCACCCTGCAGTCGCTGTCAAAGACCAGAGACTCTACCTTTTCGGAGGAGAGGACGTCATGCAGAACCCTGTGCGCCTTATCCAG GTTTATCACATTTCCAGAAACACATGGTTCAAAATGGAGACGAGAATGATCAAGAATGTGTGTGCCCCTGCCGTGGTGCTTGGGGAGCGGATCGTCATCGTGGGAG GTTACACGAGGAGGATCCTTGCTTATGACCCTCAGTCCAACAAATTTGTCAAATGCGCGGACATGAAAGACCGGAGGATGCACCATGGGGCCACGGTGATGGGGAACAAGCTCTACGTGACGGGCGGGCGGCGGCtgaccacggactgcagcatcgAGGACTCGGCCTCCTTCGACTGCTACGACCCCCAGACGGATGCCTGGACGTCCCAGGGGCAGCTGCCTCACAAGCTCTTTGACCACGCCTGCCTCACCCTGCAGTGCATCCCCCACCACTCCACCGTCCCCTGA